Genomic DNA from Streptomyces sp. PCS3-D2:
CCGCCACCGCCTGCACCTCCACGTCCTCGGGCGCGAGCGTGTCCAACGACACCTGCACCCGCAGCGTGAGGGTGGCGCCCAGTTCGGCGGTGCCGTTCACCGGAGCCGCGGCCAGCGCCTCCACGTGCTCGACGGCGATCCGCGGCCACGCCGCCCGGACCCGGCCCTTCCACCAGGCGAGGTCCCGCGCCGCGTCGGCGGTCAGGCAGCGGTGGGCGAGCGCGGCCGGCAGGTAGAGCCGCTCCACGTACTCGCGCACCATGCGTCCGGCGAGGACCCTCGGCCCCAGCGACACGAGCGTGCGGCGGACCATCTCGATCCACCGGACCGGGAGCCCCGTGCGCCCGGCCCGGTCGTAGAACCGCGGCGCGACCCGGCCCTCGATCAGCTCGTAGAGGGCGCTCGCCTCCAGGTGGTCCCGGCGGTCCTCGTCCGCGCCGAGCCCGTCGGCGGTCGGGATGGCCCAGCCGAAGTCCGGCTCGAACCACTCGTCCCACCACCCGTCCAGGACGGAAAGGTTGAGACAGCCGTTCAGCGCGGCCTTCATCCCGCTCGTACCGCACGCCTCCAGCGGACGCAGCGGATTGTTCAGCCAGACGTCGCAGCCCGGGTAGAGCTTCTGCGCCATCGCCATGCCGTAGTCGGGCAGGAAGACGATGCGGTGCCGCACCCGCGGGTCGTCCGCGAAGCGCACCAGCTCCTGCACGAGCCGCTTGCCTCCGTCGTCGGCCGGGTGCGCCTTGCCCGCCACGACGATCTGCACCGGCCGCTCCGGGTCCAGCAGCAGCCTGCGCAGCCGGTCCGGGTCGCGCAGCATCAGCGTCAGCCGCTTGTAGGAGGGCACGCGCCGGGCGAAGCCGATGGTCAGCACGTCCGGATCGAGGACGGAGTCGACCCAGCCCAGTTCGGCGGCGGCGGCCCCGCGCTGGAGCCACGAGGCCCGCAGCCGGTCCCGCACCTCCTGCACCAGTTGCTCGCGCAGCACCCGGCGCAGGTCCCACACGTCCTGGTCGGGGATGTCCGCGACGGCGTCCCAGCGCCGTGAGCCGCCGACCGACAGGGCGTCCTCGGTGCGGCCCGCTCCGATCTGGCGGGCGCCCAGCCGGACCACCTCGGGTGCCACCCAGGTCGGGGCGTGGACCCCGTTGGTCACGGAGGTGATGGGCACGTCGGTCGGGTCGAAGCCGGGCCACAGACCGGCGAACATCTCCCTGCTGACCGCTCCGTGCAGGGTGGACACCCCGTTGGCCCGCTGGGCCAGCCGCAGCCCCATCACCGCCATGTTGAACACGCCGGGGTCGCCGCCGGGGAAGGACTCGGCGCCCAGTTCCAGGATGCGGTCGACCGGTACGCCGGCCAGCTCGCCGCCGTCGCCGAAGTGCCGGGCGACCAGGCTTCGCTCGAAGCGGTCGATCCCCGCCGGGACGGGGGTGTGCGTGGTGAACACGGTCCCGGCGCGCACCGCCTCGACGGCGGCGTCGAAGCCGAGGCCCTGCTCCCGCTCCAGTTCCCTTATGCGCTCGAGTCCGAGGAAGCCGGCGTGGCCCTCGTTGGTGTGGAAGACCTCGGGCTCGGGATGGCCCGTGATCGCGCAGTACGCGCGTACCGCGCGCACCCCGCCGATGCCCAGCAGCATCTCCTGGAGCAGTCGGTGGTCGCTGCCGCCCCCGTAGAGCCGGTCGGTCACCTCACGGGCCGCGGCGTCGTTGTCCTCGACGTCGGAGTCCAGGAGCAGCAGCGGTACGCGTCCGACCCGCGCCTGCCAGATGTGGGCGTGCAGGGCGCGGCCGCCGGGCAGGGTCAGCGAGACGCGGGCGGGGGTGCCGTCGTCCTGGCGGAGCAGGCCGAGCGGAAGTTCGTTGGGGTCGAGGACGGGATAGTGCTCCTGCTGCCATCCGTCGCGGGAGAGCGACTGGCGGAAGTAGCCGTGCCGGTAAAGAAGTCCCACGCCGATGAGCGGGGCTCCGAGGTCGCTGGCCGCCTTCAGATGGTCCCCGGCGAGGATGCCGAGGCCGCCGGAGTACTGGGGCAGGGCGGCGGTGATCCCGAACTCGGGGGAGAAATAGGCGATGGCGGCGGGCAGTTCCGCGCCGTTCTCATGGCTCTGGTACCACCTCCCGCCGTTCACGTAGTCATCGAGGTCGGCGGCGGCGACGGCCAGGCGCCGCAGGAACCGGCGGTCCGCCGCCAGTTCCGCGAGCCTGGCGGCGGAGACGGTGCCGAGCAGCCGGACGGGATCTCCGCCGGCGGCCTGCCAGCCCTCGGGGTCGACGGATTGGAAGAGTTCGCGGGTCTCGGCATGCCACGACCAGCGCAGATTGCGCGCGAGATCGGTGAGCGGCAGCAGGGACTCGGGGAGGACGGGGCGCACGGTGAATCGACGGATAGCCTTCACACGTTCCACCTTCGCAGGGGATGACGGATCGGAGCGGCCGCACCACGCTGTGCACCCGCGCATCACCCCGGGAAGGCTAGCGAGGCCCCCGCGTTCCGGCCATGGCGCCTGCGGCGCGCGCCGCGGGTGCGGGCGCGCCGCCTCCCGGCCGTCTGGCTCCGGCAGGTCCTCGACTCCGCGGAGTCTTCCGGAGGGGTGTTTCGGCCAGATGTCCACACCCTTGTGCCACAAGGCGTCACTCCCACCCGCAACGGGGGGCGGCGGCCGTCTCCCGTACACCCGCGCGGGTGGTTCCCCTGAGGCTCGGGAGGCAGGAGTGACCGGTGGTTCCGGCCCCTACGTCACCTAGTCCCGGCCGACTTGACGGAGCCCGGCCGGATGTCGGGCGGAGCCTTGGTCTTGCGCGTGCCACTACGTACGAGTAGTTAACCGAGTGCGCGGATTGGGCGGGGCGGGAGTGGGAAGGGCTCCCCGGGTACACGCGGTACACGCACGGCGCACCCGCCCACAAGCCCTCTCCCCGCCACCCGAGTGAACGCGGACAGGAGCGGCCATGCCCGCAGCCCAGCCGTCCACTGAGCGGCTAGAAACAGAGCGAACAGAGCGTGCACTA
This window encodes:
- the glgP gene encoding alpha-glucan family phosphorylase translates to MKAIRRFTVRPVLPESLLPLTDLARNLRWSWHAETRELFQSVDPEGWQAAGGDPVRLLGTVSAARLAELAADRRFLRRLAVAAADLDDYVNGGRWYQSHENGAELPAAIAYFSPEFGITAALPQYSGGLGILAGDHLKAASDLGAPLIGVGLLYRHGYFRQSLSRDGWQQEHYPVLDPNELPLGLLRQDDGTPARVSLTLPGGRALHAHIWQARVGRVPLLLLDSDVEDNDAAAREVTDRLYGGGSDHRLLQEMLLGIGGVRAVRAYCAITGHPEPEVFHTNEGHAGFLGLERIRELEREQGLGFDAAVEAVRAGTVFTTHTPVPAGIDRFERSLVARHFGDGGELAGVPVDRILELGAESFPGGDPGVFNMAVMGLRLAQRANGVSTLHGAVSREMFAGLWPGFDPTDVPITSVTNGVHAPTWVAPEVVRLGARQIGAGRTEDALSVGGSRRWDAVADIPDQDVWDLRRVLREQLVQEVRDRLRASWLQRGAAAAELGWVDSVLDPDVLTIGFARRVPSYKRLTLMLRDPDRLRRLLLDPERPVQIVVAGKAHPADDGGKRLVQELVRFADDPRVRHRIVFLPDYGMAMAQKLYPGCDVWLNNPLRPLEACGTSGMKAALNGCLNLSVLDGWWDEWFEPDFGWAIPTADGLGADEDRRDHLEASALYELIEGRVAPRFYDRAGRTGLPVRWIEMVRRTLVSLGPRVLAGRMVREYVERLYLPAALAHRCLTADAARDLAWWKGRVRAAWPRIAVEHVEALAAAPVNGTAELGATLTLRVQVSLDTLAPEDVEVQAVAGRVDPQDVIRDGRTFPLKPAAGPDLEGRWVYEGPLALDRTGPFGYTVRILPTHPLLATPAELGLVAAPAGAETGGGVLLR